In Streptomyces capitiformicae, one genomic interval encodes:
- a CDS encoding SRPBCC family protein has product MSDFRESIDIDCRPEDAWAYITEFSHLPEWQESAVSTEQLDAEPVGVGSRLRITRHIGRRDIPMTMQLTEYEPPRVWGMQGIDGPVRGHVHGEITPLDEGRRSRVTIEVGFDGKGIGKALVPLVVRPQIRKELPRNEQHLKDRLEHPVP; this is encoded by the coding sequence ATGTCCGACTTCCGTGAATCGATCGACATCGACTGCCGCCCGGAGGATGCCTGGGCGTACATCACCGAGTTCTCCCACCTCCCCGAATGGCAGGAGAGCGCGGTCTCGACGGAGCAGCTCGACGCCGAGCCGGTCGGTGTCGGCTCCCGGCTGCGCATCACCCGGCACATCGGCCGCCGGGACATCCCGATGACCATGCAGCTCACCGAGTACGAGCCGCCCCGGGTCTGGGGCATGCAAGGCATCGACGGCCCCGTCCGCGGACATGTGCACGGCGAGATCACCCCGCTCGACGAAGGCCGCCGCTCCCGCGTGACCATCGAGGTCGGCTTCGACGGCAAGGGCATCGGCAAGGCCCTCGTCCCCCTCGTCGTCCGCCCCCAGATCCGCAAGGAACTGCCGCGCAACGAACAGCACCTCAAGGACAGGCTGGAGCACCCTGTCCCATAG
- the rlmN gene encoding 23S rRNA (adenine(2503)-C(2))-methyltransferase RlmN: MPKPGELTFVAPRGAKKPPRHLADLSPAERKDAVAAIGEKPFRAKQLSQHYFARYAHAPEQWTDIPAGARTKLQEALLPELMTVVRHLSTDQETTRKTLWRLFDGTLVESVLMRYPDRVTMCISSQAGCGMNCPFCATGQAGLDRNLSTAEIVHQIVDGMRALRDGEIPGGPARLSNIVFMGMGEPLANYNRVVGAIRRLTDPEPDGLGLSQRGITVSTVGLVPAIHRFADEGFKCRLAISLHAPDDELRDTLVPVNTRWKVREVLDAGWEYAAKSGRRLSIEYALIRDINDQAWRGDRLGRLLKSKPVHVNLIPLNPTPGSKWTASRPEDEKAFVEAIAAHGVTVTVRDTRGQEIDGACGQLAATER, from the coding sequence ATGCCTAAGCCCGGAGAACTCACTTTCGTCGCCCCCCGCGGAGCCAAGAAGCCGCCGCGGCATCTTGCCGATCTCTCGCCTGCGGAGCGTAAGGACGCTGTTGCCGCGATCGGCGAGAAGCCGTTTCGTGCCAAGCAGCTCTCGCAGCACTACTTCGCGCGGTACGCGCACGCCCCGGAGCAGTGGACCGACATCCCCGCGGGTGCGCGCACGAAGCTCCAGGAGGCGCTGCTTCCGGAGCTGATGACGGTCGTACGGCATCTGTCGACCGACCAGGAGACCACCCGCAAGACGCTGTGGCGGCTGTTCGACGGGACGCTCGTCGAGTCGGTGCTGATGCGGTACCCGGACCGGGTCACCATGTGCATCAGCTCGCAGGCGGGGTGCGGAATGAACTGCCCGTTCTGTGCCACCGGGCAGGCCGGGCTCGATCGGAATCTGTCCACCGCCGAGATCGTCCATCAGATCGTCGACGGGATGCGGGCGCTCCGGGACGGGGAGATTCCCGGTGGGCCCGCGCGGCTTTCCAACATCGTCTTCATGGGGATGGGGGAGCCGCTCGCCAATTACAACCGGGTCGTCGGGGCGATTCGGCGGCTCACCGATCCTGAGCCTGACGGGCTCGGGCTCTCGCAGCGTGGGATCACCGTGTCCACGGTCGGGCTCGTGCCGGCCATCCACCGGTTCGCCGACGAGGGCTTCAAGTGCCGGCTCGCGATCTCGCTGCACGCGCCGGACGACGAGCTGCGTGACACCCTCGTACCGGTGAACACGCGGTGGAAGGTGCGCGAGGTGCTGGATGCCGGGTGGGAGTACGCGGCCAAGTCCGGGCGGCGGCTGTCCATCGAGTACGCGCTGATCCGGGACATCAACGACCAGGCGTGGCGCGGTGACCGGCTCGGGCGACTGCTCAAGAGCAAGCCTGTGCACGTCAATCTCATTCCGCTGAACCCGACCCCTGGCTCGAAGTGGACCGCCTCGCGGCCGGAGGACGAGAAGGCGTTCGTGGAGGCCATCGCCGCCCACGGGGTGACGGTGACCGTCCGGGACACCCGCGGGCAGGAGATCGACGGGGCGTGCGGCCAGCTGGCGGCCACGGAGAGGTAA
- the frr gene encoding ribosome recycling factor: protein MIEETLLEAEEKMEKAVVVAKDDFAAIRTGRAHPAMFNKIVADYYGALTPINQLASFSVPEPRMAVVTPFDKTALRNIEQAIRDSDLGVNPSNDGNIIRVVFPELTEERRRDYIKVAKTKGEDAKVSIRSVRRKAKDAIDKLVKDGEVGEDEGRRAEKELDDTTAKYVAQVDELLKHKEAELLEV from the coding sequence GTGATCGAAGAGACCCTCCTCGAGGCCGAGGAGAAGATGGAGAAGGCCGTCGTGGTCGCCAAGGATGACTTCGCCGCGATCCGCACCGGCCGTGCGCACCCGGCGATGTTCAACAAGATCGTGGCCGACTACTACGGTGCGCTGACGCCGATCAACCAGCTGGCCTCGTTCTCGGTGCCGGAGCCGCGCATGGCCGTGGTGACCCCGTTCGACAAGACCGCGCTGCGCAACATCGAGCAGGCGATCCGTGACTCCGACCTCGGCGTCAACCCGAGCAACGACGGCAACATCATCCGGGTGGTGTTCCCCGAACTCACCGAGGAGCGCCGCCGTGACTACATCAAGGTCGCCAAGACCAAGGGCGAGGACGCCAAGGTCTCGATCCGTTCCGTACGCCGCAAGGCCAAGGACGCCATCGACAAGCTCGTCAAGGACGGCGAGGTCGGCGAGGACGAGGGCCGCCGTGCGGAGAAGGAGCTCGACGACACCACCGCGAAGTACGTCGCCCAGGTGGACGAGCTGCTCAAGCACAAGGAAGCGGAGCTCCTCGAGGTCTGA
- a CDS encoding thiamine ABC transporter substrate-binding protein: MSIRTFVAAAVGLGLVTLSACGSSSDDTGSGGGGSKTVTVVSHGSFSYSKAVMTAFEKESGYKVKVLESGDAGQAVNQAILTKDNPQGDVFFGVDNTLLSRALDNGLFQPYEAKGLDKVGAEYQLDKDEHRVTPVDYGDICVNYDKAYFSKNKIEPPQNFDDLIKPEYKNLLVTENASTSSPGLGFVLGTAAQYGDDGWENYWEKLKANGVKVVDGWEQAYRQEFSGSTDGKKAGGDRPLVVSYASSPPAEVIYADPRPKAAPTGVATGTCFRQIEFAGLLSNARNAEGGKAFIDFLISKEFQEDMPLNMFVYPVVEGASVPAEFTEYGPAAKDPETMAPQKIAENRDQWVKSWNSLVLK, translated from the coding sequence GTGAGCATCAGGACGTTCGTCGCCGCGGCCGTAGGCCTCGGGCTCGTCACGCTGTCCGCATGCGGTTCGTCGTCCGACGACACCGGGTCGGGCGGCGGCGGTTCCAAGACGGTCACGGTCGTCAGCCATGGCTCTTTCTCCTACTCCAAGGCCGTCATGACGGCGTTCGAGAAGGAGTCCGGCTACAAGGTCAAGGTCCTCGAGAGCGGCGACGCGGGCCAGGCCGTCAACCAGGCGATCCTGACCAAGGACAATCCGCAGGGCGACGTCTTCTTCGGTGTCGACAACACGCTGCTCTCCCGGGCCCTCGACAACGGCCTCTTCCAGCCGTACGAGGCGAAGGGGCTCGACAAGGTCGGCGCCGAGTACCAGCTCGACAAGGACGAGCACCGGGTCACGCCCGTCGACTACGGCGACATCTGCGTCAACTACGACAAGGCCTACTTCAGCAAGAACAAGATCGAGCCGCCGCAGAACTTCGACGATCTGATCAAGCCCGAGTACAAGAACCTGCTGGTCACCGAGAACGCCTCCACCTCCTCCCCGGGGCTCGGATTCGTCCTCGGTACCGCCGCGCAGTACGGCGACGACGGGTGGGAGAACTACTGGGAGAAGCTCAAGGCCAATGGGGTGAAGGTCGTCGACGGCTGGGAGCAGGCCTACCGCCAGGAGTTCTCCGGGTCCACCGACGGCAAGAAGGCCGGTGGCGATCGGCCGCTCGTCGTCTCGTACGCCTCCTCGCCGCCCGCCGAGGTCATCTACGCCGACCCGCGCCCGAAGGCGGCGCCCACCGGGGTCGCGACCGGCACCTGCTTCCGGCAGATCGAGTTCGCGGGGCTGCTGAGCAACGCGAGGAACGCCGAGGGTGGCAAGGCGTTCATCGACTTCCTGATCTCGAAGGAGTTCCAGGAGGACATGCCGCTCAACATGTTCGTGTACCCAGTGGTCGAAGGGGCGTCCGTGCCCGCCGAGTTCACCGAGTACGGGCCGGCGGCGAAGGACCCCGAGACCATGGCGCCTCAGAAGATCGCCGAGAACCGTGACCAGTGGGTCAAGTCGTGGAACTCGCTCGTACTGAAGTAG
- a CDS encoding ABC transporter permease: MVLPVAFFGVFFAYPVASIVERGLHVDGAWQFGRIGEVLGDAGIRHVLWFTTWQALVSTALTLLIALPGAYVFARFDFRGKEILRAVVTVPFVLPTVVVGTAFLALVGRGGLFDELWGVRLDTTVWAILLAHVFFNYAVVVRTVGGLWAQLDPRQEEAARMLGASRSRAWRTVTLPALAPAVAAAALMVFLFTFTSFGVVQILGGPTFSTLEVEIYRQTSEIFDLATAAVLTLVQFVAVGLILVVHAWTVRRRETALRLVDASLTARRPRGAGQWALLAGVLLTVVVLILLPLGVLVERSFGASGSVLGYYEALTSDDSGIFLVAPIEAVGNSLSYALAATAIALLIGGLAAAALTRRAGRLVRGFDALLMLPLGVSAVTVGFGFLITLDEPPLDLRGSWLLVPLAQALVGVPFVVRTMLPVLRAVDERLREAAAVLGASPWRVWREVDLPMVRRALLIAAGFAFAVSLGEFGATVFIARADNPTLPVAVARLLGRPGEINYGQAMALSTILMVVCAVALLVLERLRTDRSGEF; the protein is encoded by the coding sequence ATGGTGCTGCCCGTCGCGTTCTTCGGGGTGTTCTTCGCCTATCCCGTCGCCTCGATCGTCGAGCGGGGGCTGCACGTCGACGGCGCCTGGCAGTTCGGGCGGATCGGGGAGGTGTTGGGGGATGCCGGGATCCGGCATGTGCTGTGGTTCACCACCTGGCAGGCGCTCGTCTCGACCGCGCTCACGCTGCTGATCGCGCTCCCCGGCGCGTATGTCTTCGCGCGCTTCGATTTCAGAGGCAAGGAGATCCTGCGGGCGGTCGTCACCGTGCCGTTCGTGCTGCCGACCGTGGTCGTCGGTACGGCCTTCCTGGCGCTGGTCGGGAGGGGTGGGCTGTTCGACGAGCTGTGGGGCGTACGGCTGGACACGACGGTGTGGGCGATTCTCCTCGCGCATGTCTTCTTCAACTACGCGGTCGTCGTGCGGACCGTCGGCGGGCTGTGGGCACAGCTCGACCCCCGGCAGGAGGAGGCCGCCCGGATGCTCGGGGCGTCCCGGTCGCGGGCCTGGCGGACGGTGACGCTGCCCGCGCTCGCGCCCGCCGTGGCCGCCGCCGCGCTGATGGTGTTCCTCTTCACCTTCACCTCGTTCGGTGTGGTGCAGATCCTCGGTGGGCCGACCTTCTCGACACTCGAAGTGGAGATCTACCGGCAGACCTCGGAGATCTTCGATCTGGCGACGGCAGCCGTGCTGACGCTCGTGCAGTTCGTCGCGGTCGGGCTGATCCTCGTCGTGCACGCCTGGACCGTACGGCGGCGGGAGACCGCGCTGCGGCTGGTGGACGCCTCGCTCACGGCGCGCCGGCCGCGCGGGGCGGGGCAGTGGGCGCTGCTGGCCGGGGTTCTGCTCACTGTCGTCGTGCTGATCCTGCTGCCGCTGGGCGTGCTGGTGGAACGGTCGTTCGGTGCGTCCGGGTCCGTGTTGGGCTACTACGAGGCGTTGACCAGCGACGACAGCGGGATCTTCCTGGTCGCGCCGATCGAGGCGGTCGGCAACTCCCTCTCCTACGCCCTCGCGGCGACCGCCATCGCCCTCCTGATCGGTGGTCTCGCCGCGGCGGCCCTGACCCGGCGGGCCGGCCGTCTCGTCCGGGGTTTCGACGCGCTGCTCATGCTGCCGCTCGGCGTCTCCGCGGTGACCGTCGGCTTCGGATTCCTGATCACGCTGGACGAGCCGCCGTTGGACCTGCGCGGTTCCTGGCTCCTGGTGCCGCTGGCCCAGGCCCTGGTCGGCGTCCCCTTCGTCGTACGGACCATGCTGCCCGTGCTGCGGGCGGTGGACGAGCGACTGCGGGAGGCGGCGGCCGTGCTGGGGGCGTCGCCGTGGCGGGTGTGGCGCGAGGTCGATCTGCCGATGGTGCGGCGGGCGCTGCTGATCGCGGCCGGGTTCGCCTTCGCGGTGTCGCTCGGGGAGTTCGGGGCGACCGTGTTCATCGCACGGGCCGACAACCCCACGCTGCCGGTGGCCGTGGCGCGGTTGCTCGGGCGGCCGGGGGAGATCAACTACGGCCAGGCGATGGCCCTTTCGACGATTCTCATGGTGGTGTGCGCCGTGGCCCTGCTGGTGCTGGAGCGCCTGCGTACCGATCGCTCGGGGGAGTTCTAG
- a CDS encoding phosphatidate cytidylyltransferase gives MNDSSWGAPPQAGYWAPTDRGPVQAHAPAGPAYDAPEARHPMQTQPMPIVPDVPAHGGNQDDDRGAARPAGPLFRDETPSAHPYGELPQKSEPMHDAPQPTPQKKSAGRDLSAAIGVGVGLGAVIVASLFIVKAVFVGVIAVAVVVGLWELTSRLQERKGIKAPLVPLAVGGAAMVVAGYVRGPEGAWVAMALTALAVLLWRMTEPPENYLKDVTAGVFAAFYVPFLATFVALMLTADDGPQRVLVFLVLTVVSDTGAYAVGWRFGTHKLAPRISPGKTREGLLGAIAFAMVAGALLMQFVIHDGTWWQGLLLGFAVAASATLGDLGESMIKRDLGIKDMGTLLPGHGGIMDRLDSLLPTAPVVWLLLVLFVGSG, from the coding sequence ATGAACGACTCATCCTGGGGAGCGCCGCCACAAGCCGGGTACTGGGCGCCGACCGACCGGGGGCCTGTACAGGCGCATGCCCCGGCGGGTCCCGCGTACGATGCGCCTGAGGCTCGGCATCCGATGCAGACTCAGCCCATGCCCATCGTGCCCGACGTACCCGCGCATGGCGGGAACCAGGACGACGACCGGGGGGCCGCTCGGCCGGCCGGCCCCCTGTTCCGCGACGAGACGCCGTCGGCGCATCCCTACGGGGAGTTGCCGCAGAAGTCGGAGCCCATGCACGACGCACCTCAGCCCACCCCGCAGAAGAAGAGCGCGGGCCGTGATCTGAGCGCCGCCATAGGGGTGGGCGTCGGGCTCGGCGCGGTCATCGTCGCTTCGCTGTTCATCGTCAAGGCCGTCTTCGTCGGCGTCATAGCGGTCGCCGTGGTGGTCGGGCTGTGGGAGCTCACCTCACGGCTGCAGGAGCGCAAGGGCATCAAGGCGCCCCTCGTGCCGCTCGCGGTCGGCGGCGCCGCGATGGTCGTCGCCGGGTATGTACGCGGGCCGGAGGGCGCCTGGGTGGCCATGGCGCTCACCGCGCTCGCCGTCCTCCTCTGGCGTATGACGGAACCGCCGGAGAACTATCTCAAGGACGTCACCGCGGGGGTCTTCGCGGCCTTCTACGTGCCGTTCCTGGCGACGTTCGTCGCCCTGATGCTCACCGCCGACGACGGACCGCAGCGGGTCCTCGTGTTCCTGGTGCTGACCGTCGTCAGTGACACGGGCGCGTACGCCGTCGGCTGGCGCTTCGGTACGCACAAGCTCGCCCCGCGCATCAGCCCCGGCAAGACCCGGGAGGGCCTGCTCGGCGCCATCGCCTTCGCCATGGTCGCGGGCGCGCTGCTCATGCAGTTCGTGATCCACGACGGCACCTGGTGGCAGGGCCTGCTCCTCGGCTTCGCCGTCGCCGCCAGCGCCACACTGGGCGACCTCGGAGAGTCCATGATCAAACGGGACCTCGGCATCAAGGACATGGGCACCTTGCTGCCTGGGCACGGCGGCATCATGGACCGGCTGGACTCGCTGCTGCCTACGGCGCCGGTGGTGTGGTTGCTGCTGGTGCTGTTCGTGGGCTCGGGTTGA
- the pyrH gene encoding UMP kinase — protein MTTKPEKSDDGKVRGRYLLKLSGEAFSGGGGLGVDPDVVHAIAREIAAVVRDGAEIAVVIGGGNFFRGAELQQRGMDRARSDYMGMLGTVMNCLALQDFLEKEGIDSRVQTAITMGQVAEPYIPLRAVRHLQKGRVVIFGAGMGMPYFSTDTTAAQRALEIDAEALLMGKNGVDGVYDSDPKTNPDAVKFDSLGYGEVITRELKVADATAITLCRDNKLPILVFELLKEGNIARAVKGEKIGTLVGDQGSRA, from the coding sequence ATGACCACCAAGCCCGAGAAGAGCGACGACGGCAAAGTACGCGGCCGGTATCTGCTGAAGCTGTCCGGAGAGGCGTTCTCCGGGGGCGGTGGCCTCGGCGTCGACCCTGACGTGGTGCACGCCATCGCCCGGGAGATCGCGGCCGTCGTACGCGACGGAGCAGAGATCGCGGTCGTCATCGGCGGCGGCAACTTCTTCCGCGGCGCCGAACTCCAGCAGCGCGGCATGGACCGGGCCCGCTCCGACTACATGGGCATGCTCGGCACGGTCATGAACTGCCTCGCCCTCCAGGACTTCCTGGAGAAGGAGGGCATCGACAGCCGGGTCCAGACCGCCATCACCATGGGCCAGGTCGCCGAGCCGTACATCCCGCTACGCGCCGTGCGCCACCTCCAGAAGGGCCGCGTGGTCATCTTCGGCGCCGGTATGGGCATGCCGTACTTCTCCACCGACACCACCGCCGCCCAGCGCGCCCTGGAGATCGACGCCGAGGCGCTGCTGATGGGCAAGAACGGCGTGGACGGGGTCTACGACTCCGACCCCAAGACCAACCCGGACGCGGTCAAGTTCGACTCCCTCGGCTATGGCGAGGTCATCACCCGCGAGCTGAAGGTCGCCGACGCCACCGCCATCACGCTCTGCCGTGACAACAAGCTCCCGATCCTCGTGTTCGAGCTTCTCAAGGAGGGCAATATCGCGCGGGCCGTCAAGGGTGAGAAGATCGGCACTCTCGTGGGTGATCAGGGAAGCCGGGCCTGA